The following are encoded in a window of Streptomyces sp. SAT1 genomic DNA:
- a CDS encoding MarR family winged helix-turn-helix transcriptional regulator yields MNDVPLSDVMSHRLGYLLKHAYAAIAADMGEALAPFRLIPRELGVMTVIAAAGQQQSQLEIAALLGVDRTTMVGIVDALEGKGYVERRRSDQDRRRNVVTLTPAGRQCLAEAEQARERVERDFLAPLDEPAVEALTDALRTLRLSRTDAAAAAAIGRMTCGGHPG; encoded by the coding sequence ATGAACGACGTGCCGCTCTCCGATGTCATGAGCCATCGGCTCGGATATCTGCTGAAGCACGCCTACGCCGCCATCGCCGCCGATATGGGCGAGGCGCTCGCGCCCTTCCGTCTCATCCCGCGCGAGCTGGGCGTCATGACGGTCATCGCCGCCGCCGGGCAGCAGCAGTCCCAGCTGGAGATCGCCGCGCTGCTCGGCGTCGACCGCACCACGATGGTCGGCATCGTCGACGCGCTGGAGGGCAAGGGCTACGTGGAGCGCCGCCGCAGCGACCAGGACCGGCGCCGCAACGTCGTCACGCTCACCCCGGCCGGCCGGCAGTGCCTCGCCGAGGCCGAACAGGCTCGCGAGCGCGTCGAGCGCGACTTTCTCGCCCCGCTGGACGAGCCGGCCGTCGAGGCCCTGACCGACGCCCTGCGCACCCTGCGCCTGTCCCGCACGGACGCGGCCGCCGCAGCGGCCATCGGCCGCATGACGTGCGGGGGCCACCCGGGCTGA
- a CDS encoding AAA family ATPase — translation MTSFKSFTGRRLPLQDLTVLIGRNGSGKSNALDGLMVLSRLAQGEPVRDALDGPRSGGEEPIRGGAEGCVPLGEESFQLGCRVRSGRAVFDLDVEIAVRPEVRVMREELTAVEGVPYGGRRLAAGRSLLASDPVDPRRSDLKVRYFNGRRGLDPGIPFAADRLLTSQVPVRLPATTEATKLVHRAARDVLAVLREVFLLDPVPHLMRQYVNARDTELRRSADNVSAAVEGLRETDPSAFAQLTELVAGMPEYPVRGISTVDTRLGDVQLVLRESGYHGTDHDVPARLLSDGMLRFLAFGTALLSAPVTNGDDGPLRAQRHLVIEEVENGLYPTQAARVLRLMKAESERRSIDVLFTTHSPALLNSLEAQDHSGVVVCTRDPDSGESVLTRLTDLPGYVDLLAAGDLGDAVTKNRLPDAVRPPDPGVTSVEDFLRSL, via the coding sequence TTGACCTCTTTCAAGAGCTTTACGGGCCGGCGTCTGCCGTTGCAGGACCTCACGGTACTGATCGGGCGCAACGGCAGCGGCAAGTCCAATGCGCTGGACGGGCTGATGGTGTTGTCCCGGCTGGCCCAGGGCGAGCCGGTGCGGGATGCGCTGGACGGCCCGAGAAGCGGCGGCGAGGAGCCTATTCGTGGTGGGGCGGAGGGATGCGTGCCCCTGGGCGAGGAGAGTTTCCAGCTCGGCTGCCGCGTGCGCTCGGGCCGGGCGGTCTTCGACCTCGATGTGGAGATCGCGGTACGCCCTGAGGTCCGGGTCATGCGAGAGGAACTGACGGCGGTGGAAGGCGTCCCTTATGGGGGGCGCAGGCTGGCCGCCGGCCGTTCGCTCCTGGCCAGCGACCCCGTGGACCCGCGCCGAAGTGACCTCAAGGTCCGGTACTTCAACGGGCGGCGGGGCCTGGACCCGGGTATCCCGTTCGCCGCGGACCGCCTGCTGACCAGCCAGGTTCCGGTACGTCTGCCCGCGACCACGGAAGCGACCAAGCTGGTGCACAGGGCGGCACGGGACGTCCTTGCCGTGCTGCGTGAGGTCTTTCTGCTGGACCCGGTGCCGCACCTCATGAGGCAGTACGTCAACGCACGCGACACGGAACTGCGGCGCAGCGCCGACAATGTGAGCGCGGCGGTCGAGGGGCTGCGGGAGACCGACCCCTCCGCCTTCGCCCAGCTTACGGAACTCGTGGCGGGGATGCCCGAGTATCCGGTGCGGGGCATCAGCACCGTCGACACAAGGCTCGGTGATGTGCAGCTGGTGCTGCGCGAGTCGGGCTACCACGGTACCGACCACGATGTGCCGGCCCGGCTCCTCAGCGACGGCATGCTGCGCTTCCTGGCCTTCGGCACCGCGCTGCTCAGCGCCCCTGTCACCAACGGAGACGACGGCCCCCTGAGAGCCCAGCGGCACCTGGTGATCGAAGAGGTCGAAAACGGTCTGTACCCCACCCAGGCGGCGCGGGTGCTGCGCCTGATGAAAGCGGAGTCGGAGCGGCGCAGCATCGACGTATTGTTCACCACCCACAGCCCGGCCCTGCTCAACTCGCTTGAGGCGCAGGACCATTCAGGCGTCGTCGTGTGCACCAGGGATCCGGACTCAGGGGAGAGCGTGTTGACGCGCCTCACAGATCTGCCCGGCTACGTGGACCTGCTGGCAGCGGGGGACCTGGGTGACGCGGTGACCAAGAACCGTCTGCCGGATGCCGTACGCCCCCCAGACCCGGGTGTGACCAGCGTCGAGGACTTCCTGAGGAGCCTGTGA
- a CDS encoding ATP-binding protein, with translation MNQETRAPENHLTGPVRNFSLQLSSTPRGARLARLLATEQLRSWGLPSHPAEYIVAELAANAVTHGRVPGRDFRLLLYVVGDTLRIEVTDTRGDRLPHPERAADAVGDVAESGRGLLLVEALADRWGVTTGPPPRKTVWAEVATGPAGSRAVTPR, from the coding sequence GTGAATCAAGAAACACGTGCCCCTGAAAACCACCTCACAGGCCCCGTCCGGAACTTCAGCCTTCAGCTGTCCTCCACTCCCCGCGGGGCCCGGCTCGCCCGTCTGCTCGCCACCGAGCAGTTGCGCTCCTGGGGCCTTCCGTCGCATCCGGCGGAGTACATCGTCGCCGAGCTGGCGGCCAACGCCGTGACCCACGGCCGCGTTCCCGGCCGCGACTTCCGGCTTCTGCTCTACGTCGTCGGCGACACCCTCCGTATCGAGGTGACCGACACGCGCGGCGACCGGCTCCCGCACCCGGAGCGCGCGGCAGACGCGGTCGGCGACGTCGCCGAGTCCGGCCGTGGCCTGCTCCTCGTGGAGGCGCTCGCCGACCGCTGGGGAGTCACCACCGGGCCGCCCCCGCGCAAGACCGTCTGGGCGGAGGTGGCGACCGGGCCGGCCGGATCGCGGGCCGTCACGCCCCGGTGA
- a CDS encoding DUF397 domain-containing protein, protein MSTPELHWFKSSHSDSSNGNDCVEVALHWFKSSYSSSSNGNDCVEVAHAPTTIHVRDSKNASGPRLALAPGVWADFVSYAAES, encoded by the coding sequence ATGAGCACCCCGGAACTCCACTGGTTCAAGAGCAGCCACAGCGACAGCAGCAACGGCAACGACTGCGTCGAAGTGGCCCTCCACTGGTTCAAGAGCAGCTACAGCAGCAGCAGCAACGGCAACGACTGCGTCGAGGTGGCCCACGCCCCCACCACCATCCACGTCCGCGACTCCAAGAACGCCAGCGGCCCCCGGCTCGCGCTGGCGCCGGGTGTCTGGGCGGATTTTGTGTCGTACGCGGCGGAGAGCTGA
- the rpsJ gene encoding 30S ribosomal protein S10, translating to MAGQKIRIRLKAYDHEVIDSSAKKIVETVTRTGASVAGPVPLPTEKNVYCVIKSPHKYKDSREHFEMRTHKRLIDILDPTPKTVDSLMRLDLPAGVDIEIKL from the coding sequence ATGGCGGGACAGAAGATCCGCATCCGGCTCAAGGCCTACGACCACGAGGTCATCGACTCTTCGGCGAAGAAGATCGTCGAGACGGTGACCCGCACTGGTGCGTCGGTCGCGGGCCCGGTGCCGCTGCCCACTGAGAAGAACGTGTACTGCGTCATCAAGTCGCCGCACAAGTACAAGGACTCGCGCGAGCACTTCGAGATGCGCACGCACAAGCGCCTGATCGACATTCTCGACCCGACCCCCAAGACCGTTGACTCTCTGATGCGACTCGACCTCCCGGCCGGTGTCGACATCGAGATCAAGCTCTGA
- the rplC gene encoding 50S ribosomal protein L3: MAKQIKGILGEKLGMTQVWDENNRVVPVTVVKAGPNVVTQVRTNDVDGYESVQIAFGEIDPRKVNKPLKGHFAKADVTPRRHLVEIRTADASEYTLGQEVTAEVFEAGIKVDVTGKSKGKGFAGVMKRHNFKGLGAGHGTQRKHRSPGSIGGCATPGRVFKGLRMAGRMGNERVTTQNLTVHAVDAEKGLLLIKGAVPGPNGGLVLVRTAAKGA; the protein is encoded by the coding sequence ATGGCTAAGCAGATCAAGGGCATCCTGGGCGAGAAGCTCGGCATGACGCAGGTGTGGGACGAGAACAACCGTGTTGTTCCGGTCACCGTCGTCAAGGCCGGCCCCAACGTCGTCACCCAGGTCCGTACGAACGATGTCGACGGCTACGAGTCGGTCCAGATCGCCTTCGGCGAGATCGACCCGCGCAAGGTGAACAAGCCCCTCAAGGGCCACTTCGCCAAGGCCGACGTCACCCCCCGCCGTCACCTCGTCGAGATCCGCACCGCGGACGCCTCCGAGTACACCCTCGGCCAGGAAGTCACCGCCGAGGTCTTCGAGGCGGGCATCAAGGTCGACGTCACCGGCAAGAGCAAGGGCAAGGGCTTCGCCGGTGTCATGAAGCGTCACAACTTCAAGGGCCTCGGCGCCGGTCACGGCACCCAGCGCAAGCACCGCTCGCCCGGTTCCATCGGTGGCTGCGCCACCCCGGGCCGTGTGTTCAAGGGCCTCCGCATGGCGGGTCGTATGGGCAACGAGCGGGTCACCACCCAGAACCTGACCGTCCACGCCGTTGACGCGGAGAAGGGTCTGCTGCTCATCAAGGGCGCGGTTCCCGGTCCGAACGGCGGCCTCGTCCTGGTCCGCACCGCGGCCAAGGGGGCCTGA
- the rplD gene encoding 50S ribosomal protein L4, translating into MSTVEILSPAGEKAGTVELPAEIFGVEKVSIPLIHQVVVAQLAAARQGTHKTKTRGEVRGGGKKPYRQKGTGRARQGSTRAPQFAGGGVVHGPVPRDYSQRTPKKMKAAALRHALTDRARHNRIHVVSGVVEGETASTKAARTLFGKISERKNLLLVVDRADEAAWLSARNLPQVHILEPGQLNTYDVLVSDDVVFTKAAFESFVAGPNKANDTEGSEA; encoded by the coding sequence ATGAGCACTGTTGAGATCCTTTCGCCGGCGGGCGAGAAGGCCGGTACCGTCGAGCTCCCCGCGGAGATCTTCGGCGTTGAGAAGGTCAGCATTCCGCTGATCCACCAGGTCGTCGTCGCACAGCTGGCCGCTGCCCGCCAGGGCACCCACAAGACCAAGACGCGTGGCGAAGTCCGCGGCGGTGGCAAGAAGCCGTACCGCCAGAAGGGCACCGGCCGTGCCCGTCAGGGCTCGACCCGCGCGCCGCAGTTCGCCGGTGGTGGCGTCGTGCACGGTCCCGTGCCGCGCGACTACTCGCAGCGGACCCCGAAGAAGATGAAGGCCGCGGCCCTGCGCCACGCCCTCACCGACCGGGCCCGCCACAACCGCATCCACGTCGTCTCCGGCGTGGTCGAGGGTGAGACCGCCTCCACCAAGGCCGCCCGGACGCTGTTCGGCAAGATCTCGGAGCGCAAGAACCTGCTCCTGGTCGTCGACCGCGCCGACGAGGCCGCGTGGCTGTCCGCCCGCAACCTGCCCCAGGTCCACATCCTGGAGCCGGGCCAGCTGAACACGTACGACGTTCTCGTCTCGGACGACGTGGTCTTCACCAAGGCCGCTTTCGAGTCCTTCGTCGCCGGCCCGAACAAGGCCAACGACACCGAAGGGAGCGAGGCCTGA
- the rplW gene encoding 50S ribosomal protein L23 gives MATRHPSIASKAAKAAKAARVAKARRHAAEGKNTVETPLSKSYTDHRDVLLKPVVSEKSYALLDENKYTFIVDPNANKTQIKQAVQAVFEVKVTGVNTINRQGKRKRTKTGFGQRAATKRAIVTLADGDRIDIFGGPTA, from the coding sequence ATGGCTACGCGTCACCCCTCCATCGCCTCGAAGGCCGCCAAGGCCGCCAAGGCCGCGCGCGTCGCCAAGGCGCGCCGCCACGCCGCCGAGGGCAAGAACACCGTCGAGACCCCGCTGAGCAAGTCGTACACGGACCACCGTGACGTCCTGCTCAAGCCGGTCGTGTCGGAGAAGAGCTACGCGCTCCTCGACGAGAACAAGTACACGTTCATCGTCGACCCGAACGCCAACAAGACCCAGATCAAGCAGGCCGTCCAGGCGGTCTTCGAGGTCAAGGTCACCGGCGTCAACACGATCAACCGCCAGGGCAAGCGCAAGCGCACCAAGACCGGCTTCGGTCAGCGTGCCGCCACCAAGCGCGCGATCGTGACCCTCGCCGACGGCGACCGTATCGACATCTTCGGCGGTCCGACCGCCTGA
- the rplB gene encoding 50S ribosomal protein L2, translating to MGIRKYKPTTPGRRGASVADFVEVTRSTPEKSLVRPLHSKGGRNNSGRVTVRHQGGGHKRAYRVIDFRRHDKDGVPAKVAHIEYDPNRTARIALLHYADGEKRYILAPRNLQQGDRVENGPGADIKPGNNLALRNIPVGTTIHAIELRPGGGAKFARSAGASVQLLAKEGTMAHLRMPSGEIRLVDQRCRATVGEVGNAEQSNINWGKAGRKRWLGVRPTVRGVAMNPVDHPHGGGEGKTSGGRHPVSPWGQKEGRTRSPKKASNKYIVRRRKTNKKR from the coding sequence ATGGGTATCCGCAAGTACAAGCCGACGACTCCTGGCCGTCGTGGCGCCAGCGTCGCCGACTTCGTCGAGGTCACGCGGTCCACGCCGGAGAAGTCGCTGGTCCGTCCCCTGCACAGCAAGGGCGGCCGTAACAATTCCGGTCGTGTGACCGTTCGCCACCAGGGTGGCGGACACAAGCGCGCCTACCGCGTGATCGACTTCCGTCGTCACGACAAGGACGGCGTGCCGGCGAAGGTCGCGCACATCGAGTACGACCCCAACCGCACCGCGCGCATCGCGCTGCTGCACTACGCGGACGGCGAGAAGCGCTACATCCTCGCCCCGCGCAACCTCCAGCAGGGCGACCGCGTCGAGAACGGTCCCGGGGCCGACATCAAGCCGGGCAACAACCTGGCTCTCCGCAACATCCCGGTCGGTACCACGATCCACGCGATCGAGCTCCGTCCCGGTGGCGGTGCCAAGTTCGCCCGCTCCGCCGGTGCCTCCGTGCAGCTGCTCGCGAAGGAGGGCACGATGGCCCACCTCCGCATGCCGTCCGGTGAGATCCGCCTGGTCGACCAGCGCTGCCGCGCCACGGTCGGCGAGGTCGGCAACGCCGAGCAGAGCAACATCAACTGGGGCAAGGCCGGCCGCAAGCGCTGGCTGGGCGTCCGCCCGACCGTTCGCGGTGTGGCGATGAACCCGGTTGACCACCCCCACGGTGGTGGTGAGGGCAAGACCTCGGGTGGCCGCCACCCGGTCAGCCCCTGGGGTCAGAAGGAAGGTCGTACTCGTTCTCCCAAGAAGGCGAGCAACAAGTACATCGTCCGCCGCCGCAAGACGAACAAGAAGCGCTAA
- the rpsS gene encoding 30S ribosomal protein S19 has translation MPRSLKKGPFVDDHLIKKVDVQNEAGTKNVIKTWSRRSMIVPAMLGHTIAVHNGKTHIPVFVTESMVGHKLGEFSPTRTFRGHVKDDRKSKRR, from the coding sequence ATGCCTCGTAGCTTGAAGAAGGGGCCTTTCGTCGACGACCACCTGATCAAGAAGGTGGACGTACAGAACGAAGCAGGCACCAAGAACGTCATCAAGACCTGGTCCCGTCGCTCGATGATCGTCCCGGCGATGCTCGGCCACACGATCGCGGTGCACAACGGCAAGACCCACATCCCGGTGTTTGTCACCGAGTCCATGGTCGGCCACAAGCTCGGCGAGTTCTCGCCGACGCGCACCTTCCGGGGTCACGTGAAGGACGACCGGAAGTCGAAGCGCCGCTAG
- the rplV gene encoding 50S ribosomal protein L22, protein MEARAQARYIRVTPMKARRVVDLIRGMDATEAQAVLRFAPQAASVPVGKVLDSAIANAAHNYDHTDADSLFISEAYVDEGPTLKRFRPRAQGRAYRIRKRTSHITVVVSSKEGTR, encoded by the coding sequence ATGGAAGCCAGGGCCCAGGCGCGGTACATCCGCGTCACGCCCATGAAGGCCCGCCGTGTGGTGGACCTCATTCGTGGCATGGATGCCACGGAGGCTCAGGCGGTCCTGCGTTTCGCCCCGCAGGCCGCGAGCGTGCCGGTCGGCAAGGTGCTGGACAGCGCCATCGCCAACGCCGCGCACAACTACGACCACACCGACGCCGACAGCCTCTTCATTTCCGAGGCCTACGTCGACGAGGGCCCGACCCTGAAGCGGTTCAGGCCGCGCGCCCAGGGCCGTGCCTACCGGATCCGCAAGCGGACCAGCCACATCACCGTGGTCGTCAGCAGCAAGGAAGGAACCCGGTAA
- the rpsC gene encoding 30S ribosomal protein S3 yields the protein MGQKVNPHGFRLGVTTDFKSRWYADKLYKDYVKEDVAIRRMMTSGMERAGISKVEIERTRDRVRVDIHTARPGIVIGRRGAEADRIRGDLEKLTGKQVQLNILEVKNPETDAQLVAQAVAEQLSSRVSFRRAMRKSMQSAMKAGAKGIKIQCGGRLGGAEMSRSEFYREGRVPLHTLRANVDYGFFEAKTTFGRIGVKVWIYKGDVKNIAEVRAENAAARAGNRPARGGADRPARGGRGGERRGRKPQQQQAPAAEAPKAEAPAAAAPAESTGTEA from the coding sequence ATGGGCCAGAAGGTAAACCCGCACGGGTTCCGGCTCGGTGTCACGACCGACTTCAAGTCGCGTTGGTACGCCGACAAGCTGTACAAGGACTACGTCAAGGAAGACGTCGCCATCCGTCGGATGATGACGTCCGGCATGGAGCGCGCCGGCATCTCCAAGGTCGAGATCGAGCGCACCCGTGACCGTGTGCGGGTGGACATCCACACCGCGCGTCCGGGCATCGTCATCGGCCGCCGCGGCGCCGAGGCCGACCGCATCCGCGGTGACCTCGAGAAGCTCACCGGCAAGCAGGTCCAGCTGAACATCCTCGAGGTCAAGAACCCCGAGACCGACGCTCAGCTGGTTGCCCAGGCCGTCGCCGAGCAGCTCTCCTCCCGCGTCTCCTTCCGCCGTGCCATGCGCAAGAGCATGCAGTCGGCGATGAAGGCCGGCGCCAAGGGCATCAAGATCCAGTGCGGCGGCCGCCTCGGTGGCGCCGAGATGTCCCGCTCGGAGTTCTACCGCGAGGGCCGTGTGCCCCTGCACACGCTCCGCGCGAACGTGGACTACGGCTTCTTCGAGGCCAAGACGACCTTCGGCCGCATCGGCGTGAAGGTCTGGATCTACAAGGGCGACGTCAAGAACATCGCCGAGGTCCGCGCCGAGAACGCTGCGGCCCGTGCGGGTAACCGCCCGGCCCGCGGCGGTGCCGACCGCCCGGCCCGTGGTGGCCGCGGTGGCGAGCGGCGCGGTCGCAAGCCGCAGCAGCAGCAGGCTCCGGCCGCCGAGGCCCCCAAGGCCGAGGCTCCGGCCGCTGCGGCTCCGGCTGAGAGCACCGGAACGGAGGCCTGA
- the rplP gene encoding 50S ribosomal protein L16 has product MLIPRRVKHRKQHHPKRDGMAKGGTQVAFGEYGIQALTPAYVTNRQIEAARIAMTRHIKRGGKVWINIYPDRPLTKKPAETRMGSGKGSPEWWIANVKPGRVMFELSYPNEKIAREALTRAAHKLPMKCRIVKREAGEA; this is encoded by the coding sequence ATGCTGATCCCCCGTAGGGTCAAGCACCGCAAGCAGCACCACCCCAAGCGCGACGGCATGGCCAAGGGTGGCACGCAGGTTGCGTTCGGCGAGTACGGCATCCAGGCGCTGACCCCGGCCTACGTCACGAACCGCCAGATCGAGGCGGCCCGTATCGCGATGACCCGCCACATCAAGCGTGGCGGCAAGGTCTGGATCAACATCTACCCGGACCGTCCCCTCACCAAGAAGCCGGCCGAGACCCGCATGGGTTCCGGTAAGGGTTCGCCGGAGTGGTGGATCGCGAACGTGAAGCCCGGACGCGTCATGTTCGAGCTGTCGTACCCCAACGAGAAGATCGCCCGTGAGGCGCTGACTCGTGCGGCCCACAAGCTGCCGATGAAGTGCCGGATCGTCAAGCGCGAGGCAGGTGAAGCGTGA
- the rpmC gene encoding 50S ribosomal protein L29, producing MSAGTKASELRELGNEELLGKLREAKEELFNLRFQAATGQLENHGRLKAVRKDIARIYTLMRERELGIETVENA from the coding sequence ATGTCGGCCGGTACCAAGGCGTCCGAGCTGCGCGAGCTGGGCAACGAGGAGCTTCTGGGTAAGCTCCGCGAGGCCAAGGAAGAGCTGTTCAACCTCCGTTTCCAGGCGGCGACGGGCCAGCTCGAGAACCACGGCCGTCTGAAGGCGGTCCGTAAGGACATCGCGCGGATCTACACCCTGATGCGCGAGCGTGAGCTGGGCATCGAAACGGTGGAGAACGCATGA
- the rpsQ gene encoding 30S ribosomal protein S17: MSEKNVTENAEARGFRKTREGLVVSDKMDKTVVVAVEDRVKHALYGKVIRRTNKLKAHDEQNAAGVGDRVLLMETRPLSATKRWRVVEILEKAK; the protein is encoded by the coding sequence ATGAGCGAGAAGAACGTGACTGAGAACGCAGAGGCGCGCGGCTTCCGCAAGACCCGTGAGGGTCTCGTCGTCAGCGACAAGATGGACAAGACCGTCGTCGTCGCCGTCGAGGACCGCGTCAAGCACGCGCTGTACGGCAAGGTCATCCGCCGTACGAACAAGCTCAAGGCGCACGACGAGCAGAACGCCGCGGGCGTCGGCGACCGCGTCCTCCTCATGGAGACCCGGCCGCTGTCCGCGACGAAGCGCTGGCGCGTCGTCGAGATCCTCGAGAAGGCCAAGTAA
- the rplN gene encoding 50S ribosomal protein L14, translating to MIQQESRLRVADNTGAKEILCIRVLGGSGRRYAGIGDVIVATVKDAIPGGNVKKGDVVKAVIVRTVKERRRPDGSYIRFDENAAVILKNDGDPRGTRIFGPVGRELREKKFMKIISLAPEVL from the coding sequence GTGATCCAGCAGGAGTCGCGGCTGCGTGTCGCCGACAACACTGGTGCGAAGGAAATCCTTTGCATCCGTGTGCTCGGTGGCTCCGGTCGCCGCTACGCGGGCATCGGTGACGTCATCGTCGCCACCGTCAAGGACGCGATCCCCGGTGGCAACGTGAAGAAGGGTGACGTCGTCAAGGCGGTCATCGTTCGCACCGTCAAGGAGCGCCGCCGTCCGGACGGCTCGTACATCCGCTTCGACGAGAACGCCGCCGTCATTCTGAAGAACGACGGCGACCCTCGCGGCACCCGTATCTTCGGCCCGGTCGGCCGTGAGCTGCGCGAGAAGAAGTTCATGAAGATCATCTCCCTCGCGCCGGAGGTGCTGTGA
- the rplX gene encoding 50S ribosomal protein L24, whose product MKIKKGDLVQVITGKDKGKQGKVIAAFPREDRVLVEGVNRVKKHTKAGPTAGGSQAGGIVTTEAPIHVSNVQLVVEKDGSKVVTRVGYRFDDEGNKIRVAKRTGEDI is encoded by the coding sequence ATGAAGATCAAGAAGGGCGACCTGGTCCAGGTCATCACCGGTAAGGACAAGGGCAAGCAGGGCAAGGTCATCGCGGCCTTCCCCCGCGAGGACCGCGTCCTGGTCGAGGGTGTCAACCGGGTCAAGAAGCACACCAAGGCCGGCCCCACCGCCGGCGGTTCCCAGGCCGGCGGCATCGTGACCACCGAGGCCCCGATCCACGTCTCCAACGTCCAGCTGGTCGTGGAGAAGGACGGCAGCAAGGTCGTCACGCGCGTCGGTTACCGCTTCGACGACGAGGGCAACAAGATCCGCGTTGCCAAGCGGACGGGTGAGGACATCTGA
- the rplE gene encoding 50S ribosomal protein L5, with the protein MATTTAPRLKQKYRGEIAPKLRDEFKYENVMQIPGLVKIVVNMGVGDAARDSKLIEGAIRDLTTITGQKPAVTKARKSIAQFKLREGQPIGAHVTLRGDRMWEFLDRTLSLALPRIRDFRGLSPKQFDGRGNYTFGLTEQVMFHEIDQDKIDRVRGMDITVVTTATNDEEGRALLRHLGFPFKEA; encoded by the coding sequence ATGGCTACCACCACTGCCCCGCGTCTGAAGCAGAAGTACCGCGGCGAGATCGCCCCCAAGCTGCGTGACGAGTTCAAGTACGAGAACGTCATGCAGATCCCGGGCCTCGTCAAGATCGTGGTCAACATGGGTGTGGGCGACGCCGCCCGCGACTCCAAGCTGATCGAGGGCGCCATCCGCGACCTCACCACGATCACCGGCCAGAAGCCCGCGGTCACCAAGGCCCGCAAGTCCATCGCGCAGTTCAAGCTGCGTGAGGGCCAGCCGATCGGTGCCCACGTCACGCTCCGTGGCGACCGCATGTGGGAGTTCCTGGACCGCACCCTGTCGCTCGCGCTGCCGCGTATCCGCGACTTCCGCGGCCTGTCCCCCAAGCAGTTCGACGGCCGTGGCAACTACACCTTCGGTCTCACGGAGCAGGTCATGTTCCACGAGATCGACCAGGACAAGATCGACCGTGTCCGGGGTATGGACATCACCGTGGTCACCACGGCGACCAACGACGAAGAGGGCCGCGCCCTTCTCCGTCACCTCGGCTTCCCGTTCAAGGAGGCGTGA
- a CDS encoding type Z 30S ribosomal protein S14 yields the protein MAKKALIAKAARKPKFGVRGYTRCQRCGRPHSVYRKFGLCRVCLREMAHRGELPGVTKSSW from the coding sequence ATGGCGAAGAAGGCTCTCATCGCGAAGGCTGCTCGCAAGCCCAAGTTCGGGGTGCGTGGCTACACCCGCTGCCAGCGCTGCGGCCGCCCGCACTCCGTGTACCGCAAGTTCGGCCTGTGCCGCGTGTGCCTTCGTGAGATGGCTCACCGTGGCGAGCTGCCGGGCGTGACCAAGAGCTCCTGGTAA
- the rpsH gene encoding 30S ribosomal protein S8, with translation MTMTDPIADMLTRLRNANSAYHDSVTMPASKIKSHIAEILQQEGFITGWKTEDAEVGKNLVLELKYGPNRERSIAGIKRISKPGLRVYAKSTNLPKVLGGLGVAIISTSHGLLTDKQAGKKGVGGEVLAYVW, from the coding sequence ATGACCATGACTGATCCGATCGCAGACATGCTTACGCGTCTGCGGAACGCGAACTCGGCATACCACGACTCCGTGACGATGCCGGCATCGAAGATCAAGTCGCACATCGCGGAGATCCTCCAGCAGGAGGGCTTCATCACCGGCTGGAAGACCGAGGACGCCGAGGTCGGCAAGAACCTCGTCCTCGAGCTGAAGTACGGCCCGAACCGTGAGCGCTCCATCGCGGGCATCAAGCGGATCTCGAAGCCCGGTCTCCGGGTCTACGCGAAGTCCACCAACCTGCCCAAGGTGCTGGGCGGCCTCGGCGTGGCGATCATCTCCACGTCGCACGGGCTCCTCACCGACAAGCAGGCCGGCAAGAAGGGCGTGGGTGGGGAAGTCCTCGCCTACGTCTGGTAG